From one Anopheles cruzii chromosome 3, idAnoCruzAS_RS32_06, whole genome shotgun sequence genomic stretch:
- the LOC128273164 gene encoding luciferin sulfotransferase-like encodes MSFEYTEITDPLYVDNREANGEEDFVMVRAKDFGDVPIAIPNWQPEAHCYTKRFLSYEKELVDAPVFEDDVWVASYPKSGTTWCQEMVWLLCNDLNFEAARAESLRTRYPFLEVSLIHDVPGSSFERARDTRRPRFIKTHLPVSMLPKAYWTVKPKTLHIRRNPKAVALSYYHHSRGIFYRGTMENFMQSFIREHHFYSPFHAHVIEYHELRGCENVMHLSYEDMKLDLPAAVGRVCRFLGKSYSEAQLEPLYRHLSFESMRENRACNYEDPDNPRDQDNRFIRKGQVDSWKEELPKELVEALDRWTLEKVPNAEHRKLFA; translated from the exons ATGTCGTTCGAATACACGGAAATAACGGATCCCCTGTACGTGGACAACCGAGAGGCGAACGGTGAGGAAGATTTCGTGATGGTTCGTGCCAAGGACTTTGGCGACGTGCCGATCGCCATCCCCAACTGGCAACCGGAGGCTCACTGCTACACCAAAAG ATTTCTGAGCTATGAAAAGGAACTGGTGGACGCTCCGGTGTTCGAGGACGATGTATGGGTTGCTTCGTATCCGAAAAGTGGAACCACCTGGTGCCAGGAGATGGTTTGGTTGCTGTGTAACGATCTCAACTTCGAAGCTGCACGAGCCGAAAGTTTACGCACGCGGTACCCGTTCCTCGA GGTCAGCTTGATTCACGACGTTCCGGGCAGCTCGTTTGAACGGGCACGCGACACACGGCGGCCACGTTTCATCAAGACGCACCTGCCCGTTTCGATGCTTCCGAAGGCGTACTGGACGGTGAAACCAAAAACGCTGCACATCCGCCGGAACCCGAAAGCAGTGGCCCTTTCCTACTACCATCACTCGCGCGGCATCTTCTACCGCGGCACGATGGAGAACTTTATGCAATCGTTTATCCGCGAGCACCACTTCTACTCACCGTTCCACGCGCATGTGATCGAGTACCACGAGCTGCGAGGGTGCGAAAACGTGATGCACCTTTCGTACGAGGACATGAAACTTGATCTGCCcgcggccgtcggtcgggtttGTCGGTTTTTGGGCAAATCGTACAGCGAGGCCCAGCTGGAGCCGCTGTACCGGCACCTGTCGTTTGAATCGATGCGTGAAAACCGGGCCTGCAACTACGAGGATCCTGATAATCCCCGGGACCAGGATAATCGATTCATTCGGAAGGGGCAAGTGGACAGCTGGAAGGAGGAACTACCGAAGGAGCTAGTTGAAGCACTCGATCGTTGGACGCTCGAGAAGGTGCCGAACGCGGAGCATCGGAAACTGTTCGCTTag